One window of the Clostridium sp. MB40-C1 genome contains the following:
- a CDS encoding alanine--tRNA ligase-related protein translates to MTEKIYYADPYLKKCESQVVDVIKEDDKILVVLEKTPFYPEGGGQPSDTGYIDEVKVIYVYEKNDVIYHVVEKELECGNVKCSIDFERRFDFMQQHSGEHLLSGVIHKLYKGNNKGFHLGEDYVTVDIDIYPFTDNMIEEIEKEVNNYVYMNEPFVTYFVDKESLDKVPSRKKIDVQGNIRIVEAKDMDCCPCCGTHVLRTGEIGMVKILKVEKYKGMSRLYLKCGKRAYEDFKLKHKIVDKLSRKFSTDEKSVIKNIDKQFEDIFNFKRELSHLKNKLSKEEALKLMESSKENYIFKSYEDKSFEEIKYIGEALSNENYIFILVSLKDKNILFVNNSNIELSCGKLFKEHIKKYNGKGGGRDEKAQGSFSDIKDLEEFYLFLCEMIKNENSKKRNG, encoded by the coding sequence ATGACAGAAAAGATTTATTATGCAGATCCTTATTTAAAGAAATGTGAATCTCAGGTAGTAGATGTAATAAAAGAAGATGATAAAATATTAGTAGTTTTAGAGAAAACACCTTTTTATCCAGAGGGAGGAGGTCAACCTTCAGATACGGGATATATAGATGAAGTTAAGGTTATATATGTTTATGAAAAAAATGATGTAATATATCATGTAGTTGAAAAAGAGCTTGAATGTGGAAATGTAAAATGTAGTATAGATTTTGAAAGAAGATTTGATTTTATGCAACAGCATTCTGGGGAACATCTTTTATCAGGGGTTATACATAAACTATATAAGGGCAATAATAAAGGTTTCCACTTAGGAGAAGATTATGTAACTGTAGATATAGATATATATCCTTTTACAGATAATATGATAGAAGAAATAGAAAAAGAGGTTAACAATTATGTGTATATGAATGAGCCCTTTGTAACTTATTTTGTAGATAAAGAAAGTTTAGATAAAGTACCTTCAAGAAAGAAAATAGATGTACAAGGGAATATAAGGATAGTAGAAGCAAAAGATATGGACTGTTGCCCTTGTTGTGGAACTCATGTATTAAGAACTGGAGAAATAGGTATGGTGAAAATACTTAAAGTAGAAAAGTATAAAGGAATGAGTAGATTATACTTAAAATGTGGTAAAAGAGCCTATGAAGATTTTAAATTAAAGCATAAGATAGTAGATAAATTAAGCAGAAAATTTTCTACAGATGAAAAAAGTGTAATAAAAAATATAGATAAACAGTTTGAAGATATATTTAATTTTAAAAGAGAGTTATCTCATCTAAAGAATAAGCTATCTAAAGAAGAAGCTTTAAAACTGATGGAATCTTCAAAAGAAAATTATATTTTTAAGAGCTACGAAGATAAAAGTTTTGAGGAAATTAAATATATAGGGGAAGCACTAAGTAATGAGAATTATATTTTTATACTAGTTTCGCTAAAAGATAAAAATATATTGTTCGTTAATAATAGTAATATTGAATTAAGTTGCGGAAAACTTTTTAAAGAACATATTAAAAAGTATAATGGTAAAGGCGGAGGAAGAGACGAAAAAGCTCAAGGTTCTTTTAGTGATATTAAGGATTTAGAAGAATTTTATTTATTTCTATGTGAAATGATAAAAAATGAAAACTCTAAAAAAAGAAATGGATAA
- a CDS encoding MarR family winged helix-turn-helix transcriptional regulator, translating into MKSGLDKNKLPGYLIHQIAHKFRVKYDKKLDNYNITCSQIKAMRCLWDKDGIIQNEILNQVDIKPSSLTKLIGILSEKGLVEKRTDEKDARNNLIFLTSKGREIEKETWGIVLGMEQELTEGFSEDEKNTLISFLIRMLNNLEK; encoded by the coding sequence TTGAAATCTGGTTTAGATAAAAATAAACTACCGGGTTATTTAATACATCAAATAGCGCATAAGTTCCGTGTTAAATATGATAAAAAATTAGATAACTATAATATAACATGTTCTCAAATAAAGGCAATGAGGTGTTTATGGGATAAGGATGGAATTATACAAAATGAAATACTAAACCAAGTTGATATTAAACCATCATCTTTAACTAAACTTATTGGGATTTTATCTGAAAAAGGTTTAGTTGAAAAAAGAACAGATGAGAAGGATGCTAGAAACAATCTAATTTTTTTAACTTCAAAAGGAAGGGAAATAGAAAAAGAGACCTGGGGTATTGTACTTGGTATGGAACAAGAATTGACCGAAGGATTTTCAGAAGATGAAAAAAACACATTGATATCTTTTTTAATAAGAATGTTAAACAATCTTGAAAAATAG
- a CDS encoding MATE family efflux transporter, with protein MDKTTQLREEKIGKLLLKFFIPAVIGNLVNALYNIVDRVYIGRGVGDLALAGLSITFPIMIVIAGFGMLMGIGGSVLESLNLGKKDKENADKVLGNTFVLIIISSIVVSILCFIIKNPLLKAFGASANTIQYADEYLSIILLGTIVQNLGFGLNNSIRSEGNANIAMITMIIGAALNIILDPIFIFVFHMGVKGAAIATVISQTANAVWVISHFRSKKSVLKLKKENLKLDLKIVKGIVAIGMAPFAIQVAGSAVNILLNKQLIVYSGDSAIGAMGVINSISMLIIMSIISVTQAAQPIIGYNYGAKLYSRVKKTLKLAVSGAVFIGIVSDVIIQLFPENIISIFNKEPNLIAIGSHGIKIFLCMLPIIGYQIIGSNYFQAIGKAKISMLLAMLRQVLVLIPLLLILPKHLGITGVWIAAPISDTIAFFITAFMFKKEVKKLDVYELDNAPCMGA; from the coding sequence ATGGATAAAACAACACAATTGAGAGAAGAAAAGATAGGAAAGTTATTATTAAAATTTTTTATTCCTGCTGTTATAGGGAATTTAGTAAATGCCTTATATAATATTGTGGATAGAGTATATATAGGAAGAGGAGTAGGAGATTTAGCATTAGCTGGGCTTAGTATTACATTTCCTATTATGATAGTTATTGCTGGCTTTGGAATGCTTATGGGAATTGGGGGTAGTGTTTTAGAATCACTCAATTTAGGGAAAAAAGATAAAGAAAATGCGGATAAGGTTTTAGGAAATACATTTGTATTAATTATTATTTCATCAATAGTAGTAAGCATTTTATGCTTTATAATCAAAAATCCATTGCTTAAGGCTTTTGGAGCTAGTGCAAACACAATTCAATATGCCGACGAGTATTTGTCTATTATTTTATTAGGTACTATTGTTCAGAATTTAGGGTTTGGATTAAATAATTCTATTCGTTCTGAAGGAAATGCTAATATTGCTATGATTACTATGATAATAGGTGCTGCTTTAAATATAATTTTAGATCCAATATTTATATTTGTTTTTCATATGGGTGTAAAAGGTGCAGCTATAGCTACTGTTATTTCACAAACAGCAAATGCTGTATGGGTAATTTCACATTTTAGAAGCAAGAAAAGTGTGTTAAAATTAAAAAAAGAAAATTTAAAATTAGATTTAAAAATAGTAAAAGGAATTGTAGCAATTGGCATGGCACCTTTTGCTATTCAAGTTGCTGGTAGTGCAGTAAATATTCTATTAAACAAGCAGCTTATAGTATATAGTGGAGATTCTGCTATAGGAGCGATGGGAGTTATAAATAGTATTTCTATGCTTATAATAATGTCCATAATATCTGTAACACAAGCAGCTCAACCTATTATAGGTTATAATTATGGAGCTAAGTTATATTCTAGGGTTAAAAAGACTTTAAAACTGGCTGTTAGTGGAGCTGTATTTATTGGAATAGTATCAGATGTTATAATTCAACTATTTCCTGAAAATATAATTTCAATATTTAATAAAGAACCTAATTTAATAGCTATAGGATCTCATGGAATTAAAATATTCTTATGTATGCTTCCTATTATAGGATATCAAATAATAGGATCTAACTATTTCCAGGCAATAGGGAAAGCTAAGATTTCTATGCTTCTTGCTATGTTGAGACAAGTATTAGTTTTAATCCCATTACTATTAATTTTACCTAAACATTTAGGAATAACTGGTGTTTGGATAGCTGCTCCAATATCAGATACTATTGCATTTTTTATAACAGCATTTATGTTCAAAAAGGAAGTTAAAAAATTAGATGTGTATGAATTAGATAATGCACCCTGTATGGGAGCTTAA
- a CDS encoding ABC-F family ATP-binding cassette domain-containing protein, which produces MSILTVKNMSHGFGDRAIFEDVSFRLLKGEHIGLIGANGEGKSTFMNIITGKLMPDEGKIEWSNRVNIGYMDQHAQLEKGKTIRDVLRDAFKYLFDLEKEMLDITDKMGEASPEELEKLLEEMGNIQDILDNNDFYIIDAKAEEIAGGLGLKDIGLDKDVTDLSGGQRTKVLLAKLLLQKPDILLLDEPTNYLDEQHIEWLKRFLQNYDNAFILISHDIPFLNSVINLIYHVEDRQLTRYVGDYDNFMRIYEANKKQLEAAYERQQQEIAKLEDFIARNKARVATTGMARARQKKLDKMDIIELSAEKPKPEFEFKKGRTSGKLIFEARDLVIGYNEPLSKPLNLTMERGQKIALVGANGLGKTTLLKSLMGDITPLSGEVELGEYQLIGYFEQEIKETNYNTCIEEYWTEFPSAAQYEVRAALAKCGLTTKHIESKVCVLSGGEQAKVRLCKLMNRETNILILDEPTNHLDVEAKEELKRALKEYKGSILLVCHEPEFYRDVVTDTWNCEEWTTKICGSTKNI; this is translated from the coding sequence ATGAGTATACTAACAGTTAAAAATATGAGTCACGGATTTGGAGATAGAGCTATATTTGAAGATGTTTCTTTTAGGTTGTTAAAAGGTGAACATATTGGATTAATAGGTGCAAATGGAGAAGGTAAATCTACCTTTATGAATATAATAACAGGAAAGCTTATGCCAGATGAAGGAAAGATTGAATGGAGTAATAGAGTAAATATTGGATATATGGATCAACATGCTCAATTGGAAAAAGGAAAAACTATAAGAGATGTATTAAGAGATGCTTTTAAGTATCTATTTGATCTAGAAAAAGAAATGTTAGATATAACAGATAAAATGGGAGAAGCATCACCAGAAGAATTAGAGAAATTATTAGAGGAAATGGGAAATATTCAAGATATACTTGATAATAATGATTTTTATATTATAGATGCAAAAGCTGAGGAAATTGCAGGGGGATTAGGTCTTAAGGATATAGGGTTAGATAAAGATGTAACTGATCTAAGTGGTGGACAAAGAACAAAGGTACTACTTGCAAAATTACTTTTGCAAAAACCAGACATTTTGTTACTAGATGAGCCCACTAACTATTTAGATGAGCAGCACATCGAATGGCTTAAAAGATTTCTTCAAAATTATGATAATGCTTTTATACTAATATCTCATGATATACCTTTTTTAAATAGTGTTATAAATTTAATTTATCACGTAGAAGATAGACAGCTTACAAGATATGTTGGTGATTATGACAATTTTATGAGAATTTATGAAGCTAATAAAAAACAACTTGAAGCTGCTTATGAAAGACAACAGCAAGAAATAGCAAAACTTGAAGATTTTATAGCAAGAAATAAAGCAAGAGTTGCAACTACTGGAATGGCTAGAGCTAGACAAAAAAAATTAGATAAAATGGATATAATAGAACTCTCAGCTGAAAAACCAAAACCAGAATTTGAATTTAAGAAAGGTAGAACATCTGGCAAACTTATATTTGAAGCTAGAGATTTAGTTATAGGATATAATGAACCACTTTCAAAGCCCTTAAATTTAACTATGGAAAGAGGTCAAAAAATTGCGTTGGTTGGAGCTAATGGACTTGGAAAAACAACACTTTTAAAAAGTTTGATGGGAGATATAACCCCTTTAAGTGGTGAAGTAGAACTTGGAGAATATCAACTTATAGGATATTTTGAGCAAGAAATAAAAGAAACAAATTATAATACGTGTATTGAAGAATACTGGACAGAATTTCCTTCAGCAGCCCAATATGAGGTAAGGGCAGCATTAGCTAAATGTGGTCTTACTACAAAACATATTGAAAGTAAAGTTTGTGTTTTAAGTGGGGGAGAGCAAGCTAAGGTTAGATTATGTAAGCTTATGAATAGAGAAACTAATATACTAATATTAGACGAACCTACTAATCATTTAGATGTTGAAGCTAAAGAGGAATTAAAAAGAGCTTTAAAAGAATATAAAGGAAGTATTTTATTGGTGTGCCACGAACCAGAATTCTATAGAGATGTAGTAACTGATACTTGGAATTGTGAAGAGTGGACAACTAAAATATGTGGTTCCACAAAAAATATATAG